From a region of the Alosa sapidissima isolate fAloSap1 chromosome 9, fAloSap1.pri, whole genome shotgun sequence genome:
- the LOC121718940 gene encoding uncharacterized protein LOC121718940: protein MLNNDDNTVRELARSALFLDMKRRKVPLAREGEPSFLGFKRKSNFKMETHCAGFGVWSDWPDLNDLCVRVGVSLDWVKPDTETIIVSEDLITDSLTSVRATVVDTGHHLSPDNARRYLVKLQQQRQQQHWTGLKLQGKLACLPTADHAVSHSILKNSAVDEDIATFAAKARLQVLPTRFNLSLWYPNTFSSHCLHHDSQIIIESLSHVLNGCYVYKGMYIARHDRIVDLLVEHIIPYASPCKIYKNVCVSPCMFKLCNNGNNVFSNVVAKKPDVVVVDEDSREVTILEVGCAFDYSLEDAYLTKLLKYQPLRDIVVQLGYKCKLLVYIFGSLGNVHRLVVRGLQIAGLSKTRAKALAKFCSISVIIGSRHIWRRRCFLYP, encoded by the coding sequence ATGCTGAACAATGATGACAACACCGTAAGGGAGCTTGCTAGATCAGCTCTGTTCTTGGACATGAAACGACGCAAAGTCCCCTTGGCAAGAGAAGGTGAGCCAAGCTTCCTGGGCTTCAAAAGAAAATCAAACTTTAAAATGGAGACACACTGTGCTGGTTTTGGGGTCTGGTCAGATTGGCCTGACCTCAATGACCTTTGCGTAAGAGTCGGAGTATCCTTGGACTGGGTGAAACCTGACACAGAAACCATAATCGTTTCTGAGGATTTGATAACTGACAGTTTAACCTCAGTAAGGGCTACTGTTGTGGATACAGGACATCATCTATCACCTGACAATGCACGAAGGTACCTTGTAAAGCTACAACAACAGCGACAGCAACAACACTGGACTGGTTTAAAACTACAGGGAAAGCTTGCTTGCCTTCCTACTGCAGATCATGCTGTCTCTCACTCAATACTCAAAAACTCTGCAGTTGATGAAGACATAGCGACTTTTGCAGCCAAAGCCAGACTACAAGTTCTTCCAACTAGATTCAATCTTTCTCTTTGGTACCCTAACACATTCTCTTCCCACTGTTTGCACCATGATAGTCAGATAATTATTGAATCCCTGTCTCATGTTCTGAATGGCTGCTATGTGTATAAGGGAATGTACATTGCCAGACATGACAGAATTGTTGACTTACTAGTTGAACACATAATTCCATATGCTTCACCATGCAAAATCTACAAGAATGTATGCGTCTCACCTTGCATGTTCAAACTCTGTAATAATGGAAATAATGTGTTTTCAAATGTTGTTGCAAAAAAGccagatgttgttgttgttgatgaggaCAGCAGAGAAGTAACCATTCTTGAAGTAGGCTGTGCATTTGACTACAGCCTAGAGGATGCCTACCTTACAAAGCTTTTAAAGTATCAGCCACTCAGAGACATTGTTGTACAGCTTGGGTACAAATGTAAGCTGTTGGTGTATATATTTGGAAGCCTAGGTAATGTCCACAGACTAGTAGTCAGGGGGTTGCAGATTGCTGGTCTCTCTAAGACAAGAGCAAAGGCTCTAGCAAAATTCTGCTCAATTTCTGTGATAATTGGCAGTCGCCACATCTGGAGAAGGCGCTGTTTTTTGTACCCATGA